AACTTCCAAATCGTGAAAAATGGTGCCGGTGCAGGGACTTGAACCCCGGACTCCGCGGATATGAGCCGCGTGCTCTAACCAACTGAGCTACACCGGCGGGAAACATCGATTATACCCGATGCCGCCGGCCGCTCCCGATCCCCTACTCGTCCACCAGCGCTGCGGCGAGCAGCGGGATCAGGATCTCGTGGTGTCCGACCAGCGAATAACCGGTGCCGATGCCGGCCACCGGCCGCGACACCACGTTGGTCTGCGGCCGGTACTGCCGGACGAAATCGATGTTCACGGTGGTGAGCCCCTGGAGCGATCGGCCGGTGTTGCGCGCCAGAGCGACGGCTTTCAGGAAGACTTCCGGCAGGACGACGGCGGATCCGCAATTCAGGTAGACGCCGTGTTCGAGCCGGGCGACGTTCGCGACGAAGTACCGGAAATCGCGGAGGCTGCCCTCGCCCAGCGCGGCGCCCGACGCGTCCTTGTGCATGTGGATGATGTCGGTGCCGAGGGCCACGTGGACCGTGACGGGAATCTCCAGCCGGCCCGCCGCGGCGAGAACACTGACGTTGGCGAACGGCGGCTGGCGCCGGTGCACGTAGTCGATGACCGCCTGGCCAAGGCCGAGACCTGCGGCGACGCCGTGATTGATCGCCGCGTTGAGCTCGCGCCCGGTTTCCTCGGCCATGCCGAACCGGCCGGGACCCAGCGCTTCGTCGACGTCCTCGGAGGTGGCTCCCGACAGCGCCAGCTCGAAGTCATGGATGACGCCGGCGCCGTTCATCGCCAGCGCGCAGATGTAGCCGCGCTCCATCAGGTCGACGAGCACGGGCGACAGGCCGGTCTTCAGCACGTGCGCGCCGATCCCCCAGATCAGGCCGTGCCCGCCGTCCCGGGCAGCGCGCATCGCCGCCGCGACTGCTTTCAGATCCGCGCCGCCGAGAATCGATGGAAGCGACTGCACCAGCGCCGCGCCGGCCGCATCCTTGAACGGGCGGGCGAAATCCGCGGCGTTCGCCTTGCTCTTCCGCGACGCCAGCGGATACGTCTTGACGCCGGAAAGATCGAATTCTTCGTAGCCGAACTTCACGGCCGGACTATACCTCGGACGTCCTCATCATCGCCCACGGTTCATCGTCAGAGCACCAGCATGGCGTCGCCGTAGCTGTAGAACCGGTAGCGCTGCGCCACCGCCTGGCGATAGGCCTCGAGCACCCGTTCGCGCCCGGCGAACGCGCTCACCAGCATCAACAGGGACGACTTCGGCAGGTGGAAGTTGGTGAGCAGCCCCGAGATGACCCGGAACTCGAATCCCGGGTAGATGAAGACGTCCGCCTCTCCGCGTCCCGCGGCAGGCCGTCCGCCGCCGCGCCGCGCCGCATGCTCGAGCGCGCGCGTCGTCGTCGTCCCGACGGCGATGACGCGCCGGCGCTCGTCCAGCGCCGCGTCGATCGCGCGCGCCGCAGCCTCGCCGATGTCGTAGGGCTCCGGATCGACGACGTGATCCTGGACCTCGTCGACGCGGACCGGCTTGAACGTGCCGTAGCCGACGTGCAGCGTGATGGTGGCGCGCTCCACCCCGGCGCTCGACAAGGCCTCGAGCAGCGAGGCGTCGAAGTGCAGTCCCGCCGTGGGCGCGGCGACCGAGCCGCGATGGGCCGCGAACACCGTCTGATAGCGCTCGCGATCCGCCGCGGTGTCGTCGCGATGGATGTACGGAGGCAGCGGCACGTGCCCGAGCGCGTCGATCGCATCGGCGACGCGGCCGCGCTCCGGCGTCAGCCTGATCCTGCGCCGCCCGAAGAAGAGCCGCTCGAGCACCTCGCCGTGCAGCCGGGCGCCGGCGCCTTCGAAGACCACGCGCGCACCCGGCTTGAGCTTCTGGCCCGGATGCATCAACGCCTGCCAGACCTCCGCGCGATCGGCGGACGCTTCGCCCTCCGCCTGCAGCAACAGACACTCGACCGCGCCGCCGCTCGGCACCCGGCGCCCGATCAGACGCGCCGGAAACACGCGCGTGTCATTGGCGACGAGCAGGTCGCCGGCGCGGAGCCATCGCGGCAGGTCGCGGATCGAGGCGTGCGACACGGCAGAGGTCGAGCGGTCCAGGACGAGGAGCCGCGACGCGCCGCGCGCCACTGCGGTCTGCGCGATCAGTTCTTCGGGAAGCTCGAAATCGAATGCCTCGACCTTCAACGAGTACAATCATCCCGCAGATGGCCGAGAGCGTGCAGCCCGCGAAGGACCCGCTTCCGCCAACGCCCGGGCAGGAGGGAGAGCCCGCTCCCACCGTCGTCGATTTCCCGCGCGCCCGCGGCTTCGCCATCTCGGTGCTGTCGGCGATCGGCCTGATCGTCGCGCTGCAGTGGAGCCAGTCGGTCCTCATCCCGCTCGTGATCGGGATCCTGCTCGCCTACGCGCTCGAGCCGCTGGTGTCGGCGCTGGGGCGCATCAAGGTGCCGCGCTCGGTCGGCGCCGCGTTCGCGCTCCTGCTGTTCGTCGGGATTCTCGCCGGCGGCGCCTACGCGCTGAGCGGCCAGGCGCTGCAGATCGTCCGGCAGGTGCCGGAAGCGGCGCAGCGCGTGCGCGAGCGGTTTCGCTCGCACGAGCGCAGGCCGACGGCGCTCGGCGAGGTGCAGAAGGCGGCGAGCGAACTGCAGCGCACCGCCGAAGTCGCGTCCCAGTCGGATCCGTCGCGCGACCCGACCGCCCGCGACGTCCAGAAGGTGCAGGTCGTCGAGCCCGCGTTCAACGCGCGCAGCTATCTCTACTGGGGCGGCGTCAACCTGATGGCGGCGGCCGGCCAGTTCGCCGTCATCCTCTTCCTCGTCTACTTCTTTCTCGTCACCGGCGACCTCTACAAGCGCAAGATCGTCAAGATCGCCGGTCCGGCGCTGCGGCAGAAGAAGCTCACGGTTCAGATCCTCGACGAGATCAACGTGCAGATCTCGAGCTTCATCCGCGTGCAGATCCTCACCAGCTTCCTCGTCGGCGTGGCGACGGCGGCCGTGTTGTGGTTCTTCGGCGTCAACCAGTTCATCGTCTGGGGACTGCTCGCCGGCATCTTCAACTCGATTCCGTACCTCGGGCCGATCATCGTCTCCGGCGGACTCGCCGTCGTCTCGTTCATGCAGTTCGACGATGTGGGAAAGGCAGTGACGGTCGCGGCGGCGGCATTCGTCATCACCAGCCTCGAAGGGTTCCTGCTCACGCCGGCGCTGATGAGCCGCGCGGCGCGGATGAACCCGGTGGCGATCTTCGTCGGCCTGCTCTTCTGGGGATGGCTGTGGGGCGTGTGGGGCGCCGTGCTTGCGGTTCCGATGCTGATGATGATCAAGGCGGTGTGCGATCACATCGAGGAGCTGCAGCCCGTCGGCGAGCTGCTCGGCGAGTAGACAGTGCGCGGTGCGTCAGTGCGTGCACACCACTGACTAGGTGCGCCCGCGAAGGGCCTGGTCGAGCCAGGCGAAGCCCCACCACACCAGGAGCAGCGGCAGCACCGCGACCACGACGATCACGGCGCTGCAGAGGATCACGAACACGTAGTCGAACGACGTCGCCCGCTGCCCGGGCATCGCGTGGCGCTCGAGTAGCGCCAGGTTCCACTCGGTCGCCTTCCAGCCGAAGTCGAACAGGTCGCCGACCACGGGAACGACGCCCGACACGCCGTCGATCAGCGCGTTGAAGACCATCCGCGCCAGCACGATCTTCGGCACGTGCATGCGCGCGCCCTGCCAGATCATGAACAGCGACAGCACCGGCGACGCCAGGTCGCCGATCCCCGGCACCAGCCCGAGAATCGGATCGATGCCGAAGCGGACGTTGGTCCCGGGAATCCGGAACGCGCTGTCGAAGATCCGCGCCCACCGCCGCAACAGATCGAGGTTCCGCTGATTGGTCATCGGCCGCTCCAGATTTCCACATTTCCCAATTCCAGATTTCCAGATTTCCAGATTTCCAAATTTCCAGATTTCCAAATGACAATGGGCTGTTGTGGCAAACCGATCGATGAGAGTGTGGCCCGGGGCGCCGTATCCGCTCGGGGCGACCTGGGATGGCGTCGGGGTCAATTTCGCGCTGTTCTCCGAGCACGCGACGCGCGTCGAGCTCTGCCTGTTCGACTCGCCCGACGACGAGAGCGAGTCGTTGACGATTCCGCTCACCGAGCACACCGACATGGTGTGGCACGGCTATCTGCCGGACGTGCGCCCGGGCCAGCTCTACGGCTACCGCATCCACGGACCCTACGAGCCGCACCTCGGCCACCGTTTCAATCCCAACAAGATCGTCATGGATCCGTACGCCCGCGTCGTGGGGCGACCCGTCCGCTGGGACGAATCGCTTTTCGGCTTTGCCGCCGGCCAGGACGATGCGACGTTCGACGTGCGTGACAGCGCCCCCTTCGCGCCGCTGGCCGCCGTCGTCGATCCGGCGTTCACCTGGGGCGGCGATCGGCCGCTGCGGACCCCCTGGCACCAGACGCTGATCTACGAGCTGCACGTGAAGGGGTTCACCGCGGTCCATCCCGACGTGCCCGACTCGCTGCGCGGCACGTACCTGGGGCTCGCCTCGGAACCGGCGATCCGCCACCTGGTGTCGCTGGGCGTCACCGCGGTGGAGCTGATGCCGGTGCATCACCACGTCGACGAGTGGCATCTCGTCAAGCGGGGGCTGAGCAACTACTGGGGCTACAACACGCTGTCGTACTTCGCGCCGGACTCACGCTTCTCGAGCGCGCCGGCAGCGCCGCTCGAAGCGGTGCGCGAGTTCAAGATGATGGTGCGGGCGCTGCACGCCGCCGGCCTCGAGGTGATCCTGGACGTCGTCTACAACCATACCGCGGAAGGGAATCATCTCGGCCCGACGATTTCGCTGCGCGGCATCGACAACGCCAGCTACTACCGGCTGCAGCCGCACGCGCCG
This sequence is a window from Vicinamibacterales bacterium. Protein-coding genes within it:
- the queA gene encoding tRNA preQ1(34) S-adenosylmethionine ribosyltransferase-isomerase QueA — its product is MKVEAFDFELPEELIAQTAVARGASRLLVLDRSTSAVSHASIRDLPRWLRAGDLLVANDTRVFPARLIGRRVPSGGAVECLLLQAEGEASADRAEVWQALMHPGQKLKPGARVVFEGAGARLHGEVLERLFFGRRRIRLTPERGRVADAIDALGHVPLPPYIHRDDTAADRERYQTVFAAHRGSVAAPTAGLHFDASLLEALSSAGVERATITLHVGYGTFKPVRVDEVQDHVVDPEPYDIGEAAARAIDAALDERRRVIAVGTTTTRALEHAARRGGGRPAAGRGEADVFIYPGFEFRVISGLLTNFHLPKSSLLMLVSAFAGRERVLEAYRQAVAQRYRFYSYGDAMLVL
- a CDS encoding AI-2E family transporter, with protein sequence MAESVQPAKDPLPPTPGQEGEPAPTVVDFPRARGFAISVLSAIGLIVALQWSQSVLIPLVIGILLAYALEPLVSALGRIKVPRSVGAAFALLLFVGILAGGAYALSGQALQIVRQVPEAAQRVRERFRSHERRPTALGEVQKAASELQRTAEVASQSDPSRDPTARDVQKVQVVEPAFNARSYLYWGGVNLMAAAGQFAVILFLVYFFLVTGDLYKRKIVKIAGPALRQKKLTVQILDEINVQISSFIRVQILTSFLVGVATAAVLWFFGVNQFIVWGLLAGIFNSIPYLGPIIVSGGLAVVSFMQFDDVGKAVTVAAAAFVITSLEGFLLTPALMSRAARMNPVAIFVGLLFWGWLWGVWGAVLAVPMLMMIKAVCDHIEELQPVGELLGE
- a CDS encoding DUF4112 domain-containing protein; translated protein: MTNQRNLDLLRRWARIFDSAFRIPGTNVRFGIDPILGLVPGIGDLASPVLSLFMIWQGARMHVPKIVLARMVFNALIDGVSGVVPVVGDLFDFGWKATEWNLALLERHAMPGQRATSFDYVFVILCSAVIVVVAVLPLLLVWWGFAWLDQALRGRT